A window of the Gossypium hirsutum isolate 1008001.06 chromosome A05, Gossypium_hirsutum_v2.1, whole genome shotgun sequence genome harbors these coding sequences:
- the LOC107957923 gene encoding pentatricopeptide repeat-containing protein At4g18520, chloroplastic yields the protein MLSLTVISPQVAHFQWPSFFTIQSPSFHYSNSKNESRPRITKNPPQFSCFSSKDSCFLPEFDDLTSISTYHEDPDAGFRDRTRPLVSRNVGSDELAALLQSCSNGRQVRRVHAVVLKRLGNPVTYVENNLISSYLKFGKLVEARKVFDNMAERNVVSWTAMINGYSKLGFDDEALRLFWDSISCGVQGNRKMLVCLMNLCSRRADFELGRQIHGCFLKANCRNLIVDSAVTYFYAQCGELSRAFQVFHGMAEKDVVCWTAMITACSQQGYAEEAFSLFSRMLSDGFWPNEFTVCSVLKACGEQKALRPGRQLHGAIIKKMFKNDVFLGSSLVDMYAKCGEVVDARIVFNGMSSRNTVTWTSIIAGYARKGLGEDAISLFRVMKSRNIIANNLTIVSILRACGSVVDLLMGKEVHAQIVKKSIQRNMYIGSTLVWFYCKCGEYDVASKVLQQMPLRDVVSWTAMISGCASVGHEAEALDFLKEMMEEGVEPNSFTYSSALKACAKLGAVTKGKLIHSFANKTPAFSNVFVGSALIHMYAKCGFVAEASRVFDSMPERNLVSWKAMIMGYARNGLCREALQLMYRMEAEGFEVDDYILATVLSACGDIELDEGPSSEILVVT from the coding sequence ATGCTTTCGTTAACGGTGATTTCACCCCAAGTGGCGCACTTTCAATGGCCTTCCTTTTTCACTATTCAAAGTCCATCATTTCATTATTCGAATTCCAAAAACGAGTCCAGACCAAGAATCACCAAAAACCCACCccaattttcttgtttttcttccaAAGATTCATGTTTTCTACCCGAATTCGATGATTTAACCAGTATTTCAACTTACCATGAAGACCCAGATGCTGGTTTTAGGGATAGAACCCGACCGTTGGTTAGTCGAAATGTCGGTTCTGATGAGCTGGCAGCTTTGCTTCAATCTTGTAGCAATGGCAGACAAGTTAGGAGAGTCCATGCGGTTGTTTTGAAGCGTTTAGGGAACCCAGTGACCTATGTTGAGAATAATTTGATAAGTTCGTATTTAAAATTTGGGAAGCTAGTGGAAGCTCGAAAGGTGTTTGATAATATGGCTGAAAGAAATGTCGTCAGTTGGACAGCAATGATTAATGGGTACTCCAAATTGGGTTTTGATGATGAAGCTTTGAGGTTGTTTTGGGATTCGATATCATGTGGGGTTCAAGGGAACAGGAAGATGCTTGtttgtttgatgaatttgtgtaGTAGGCGGGCGGATTTTGAGTTAGGCAGACAAATTCATGGGTGTTTCCTGAAAGCGAATTGTAGGAACTTGATTGTGGATAGTGCTGTTACTTATTTTTATGCACAATGTGGGGAGTTGTCAAGGGCTTTTCAAGTGTTTCATGGGATGGCAGAAAAGGATGTGGTTTGTTGGACAGCTATGATAACTGCTTGCTCCCAACAAGGATATGCGGAGGAGGCTTTCTCGTTGTTTTCGAGAATGCTAAGTGATGGTTTTTGGCCTAATGAGTTCACCGTTTGCAGTGTTTTGAAGGCTTGTGGAGAGCAAAAGGCATTGAGACCAGGTAGACAATTACATGGTGCCATAATAAAAAAGATGTTCAAAAATGATGTTTTCTTAGGGTCTTCTCTTGTGGACATGTATGCAAAATGCGGGGAGGTAGTAGATGCTAGGATTGTGTTTAACGGGATGAGTAGTAGAAATACGGTTACCTGGACTTCTATTATAGCAGGGTATGCTAGGAAGGGTCTTGGTGAGGATGCCATTAGTCTTTTTCGAGTAATGAAGAGTCGAAATATTATTGCTAATAACTTGACCATCGTAAGCATACTTAGGGCTTGTGGTTCAGTTGTGGATTTACTTATGGGCAAGGAAGTCCACGCACAAATAGTAAAAAAATCTATCCAAAGGAATATGTACATAGGAAGCACTCTAGTATGGTTCTATTGTAAATGTGGGGAGTACGATGTTGCCTCCAAAGTCCTTCAACAGATGCCGCTGAGGGATGTTGTCTCGTGGACTGCCATGATTTCTGGCTGTGCAAGCGTAGGGCATGAGGCTGAGGCTCTTGATTTTTTGAAAGAAATGATGGAGGAGGGTGTAGAACCTAACTCTTTTACCTATTCTTCAGCTTTGAAAGCATGTGCTAAGCTTGGAGCTGTTACAAAAGGGAAGTTAATTCACTCCTTCGCAAATAAAACTCCTGCCTTTTCTAATGTCTTCGTGGGCAGTGCATTGATCCATATGTATGCGAAATGCGGTTTTGTAGCGGAGGCTTCTCGTGTTTTTGACAGCATGCCAGAAAGGAATTTGGTTTCGTGGAAGGCCATGATCATGGGTTATGCAAGAAACGGGCTATGTCGAGAAGCTTTGCAACTCATGTATCGGATGGAAGCAGAAGGTTTTGAGGTGGATGATTACATCCTCGCTACGGTTCTTAGTGCATGCGGAGATATTGAATTGGATGAAGGTCCTTCATCGGAAATATTAGTGGTGACCTAA
- the LOC107957924 gene encoding uncharacterized protein At4g37920 isoform X1 produces MELACASFQVCSIFPVRLKSSKATKFESSLALLPSCKSSNSPGIRCLSSKFLSYSALGVNRVSGQQRFSLAAVVGDKTAVPNNCDEEKISDSDSAGSSVINDEVTGDGENDGDKGNVEGLDSGKMIRVCDKLIEVFLVDKPTPTDWRRLLAFSKEWNNIRPHFFQRCQERADVEGDPGMKHKLLRLGRKLKEIDDDVQRHNELLEVIKGSPSEISEIVARRRKDFTKEFFVHIHTVAESYYDNPTEQNALSKLGNTCLAAVQAYDTAAENVEALNAAELKFQDIINSPSLDVACRKIDSLAEKNQLDSALVLMITKAWSAAKESNMTKDEVKDILYHLYMTARGNLQRLLPKEIRIVKYLLTIEDPEERLCALNDAFSPGEELEGSDMDNLYTTPEKLHTMMRAVVDAYNFSHEGTLLREARDLMNPKIIEKLEELIKIVEKNFM; encoded by the exons atGGAATTGGCTTGTGCAAGTTTTCAAGTTTGTTCTATATTTCCAGTAAGATTAAAATCTTCTAAAGCCACAAAATTTGAATCTTCTTTAGCTTTACTTCCTTCCTGTAAAAGTTCAAATTCACCTGGGATTCGTTGTTTGTCTTCAAAGTTCTTAA GTTATTCTGCATTGGGTGTTAATCGGGTAAGCGGGCAGCAGCGGTTTTCTCTTGCGGCTGTTGTTGGTGATAAAACTGCGGTGCCAAATAATTGTGATGAAGAGAAGATTTCAGATTCAGATTCTGCCGGTTCCTCGGTAATTAATGATGAGGTGACCGGAGATGGGGAAAATGATGGTGATAAAGGTAATGTTGAGGGGTTGGATAGCGGTAAAATGATCAGAGTGTGTGACAAGTTAATTGAGGTTTTCTTGGTTGACAAGCCTACGCCAACTGATTGGAGAAGATTACTTGCTTTCAGTAAGGAATGGAACAACATCCGACCTCATTTCTTTCAGCGTTGTCAGGAACGAGCTGATGTTGAAGGTGATCCTGGAATGAAGCATAAGCTTCTTCGACTTGGAAGGAAATTGAAAGAG ATTGATGACGATGTTCAAAGACACAACGAACTTCTTGAAGTGATCAAGGGTTCACCATCTGAGATTAGTGAAATTGTTGCTAGACGTCGTAAAGATTTTACAAAAGAATTCTTTGTGCATATCCATACTGTAGCAGAATCATATTATGACAATCCAACTGAACAAAATG CTCTGTCAAAGCTTGGGAATACTTGCTTGGCTGCTGTACAAGCTTATGATACTGCTGCTGAAAACGTTGAGGCACTTAATGCAGCAGAGTTGAAATTCCAAGATATCATCAATTCACCCTCTCTAGATGTTGCTTGCCGGAAGATTGATAGTTTGGCTGAGAAAAACCAACTTGACTCAGCATTGGTGCTAATGATCACTAAAGCTTGGTCAGCTGCCAAGGAATCTAACATGACGAAAGATGAG GTAAAAGATATATTGTACCACTTGTATATGACTGCTAGAGGTAATCTACAGAGGCTCCTTCCAAAAGAGATTAGAATTGTGAAGTACCTTCTTACAATTGAGGATCCTGAGGAGCGACTGTGTGCCCTAAACGATGCCTTTTCACCTGGAGAAGAACTTGAAGGGAGCGATATGGACAACCTTTACAC GACTCCGGAGAAGCTTCATACCATGATGAGAGCTGTGGTGGATGCTTATAATTTCAGCCATGAAGGCACTCTCTTAAGGGAAGCTAGAGATTTGATGAATCCGAAGATAATTGAAAAGCTGGAGGAGTTGATAAAGATTGTGGAGAAAAACTTCATGTGA
- the LOC107957924 gene encoding uncharacterized protein At4g37920 isoform X2, translating to MIRVCDKLIEVFLVDKPTPTDWRRLLAFSKEWNNIRPHFFQRCQERADVEGDPGMKHKLLRLGRKLKEIDDDVQRHNELLEVIKGSPSEISEIVARRRKDFTKEFFVHIHTVAESYYDNPTEQNALSKLGNTCLAAVQAYDTAAENVEALNAAELKFQDIINSPSLDVACRKIDSLAEKNQLDSALVLMITKAWSAAKESNMTKDEVKDILYHLYMTARGNLQRLLPKEIRIVKYLLTIEDPEERLCALNDAFSPGEELEGSDMDNLYTTPEKLHTMMRAVVDAYNFSHEGTLLREARDLMNPKIIEKLEELIKIVEKNFM from the exons ATGATCAGAGTGTGTGACAAGTTAATTGAGGTTTTCTTGGTTGACAAGCCTACGCCAACTGATTGGAGAAGATTACTTGCTTTCAGTAAGGAATGGAACAACATCCGACCTCATTTCTTTCAGCGTTGTCAGGAACGAGCTGATGTTGAAGGTGATCCTGGAATGAAGCATAAGCTTCTTCGACTTGGAAGGAAATTGAAAGAG ATTGATGACGATGTTCAAAGACACAACGAACTTCTTGAAGTGATCAAGGGTTCACCATCTGAGATTAGTGAAATTGTTGCTAGACGTCGTAAAGATTTTACAAAAGAATTCTTTGTGCATATCCATACTGTAGCAGAATCATATTATGACAATCCAACTGAACAAAATG CTCTGTCAAAGCTTGGGAATACTTGCTTGGCTGCTGTACAAGCTTATGATACTGCTGCTGAAAACGTTGAGGCACTTAATGCAGCAGAGTTGAAATTCCAAGATATCATCAATTCACCCTCTCTAGATGTTGCTTGCCGGAAGATTGATAGTTTGGCTGAGAAAAACCAACTTGACTCAGCATTGGTGCTAATGATCACTAAAGCTTGGTCAGCTGCCAAGGAATCTAACATGACGAAAGATGAG GTAAAAGATATATTGTACCACTTGTATATGACTGCTAGAGGTAATCTACAGAGGCTCCTTCCAAAAGAGATTAGAATTGTGAAGTACCTTCTTACAATTGAGGATCCTGAGGAGCGACTGTGTGCCCTAAACGATGCCTTTTCACCTGGAGAAGAACTTGAAGGGAGCGATATGGACAACCTTTACAC GACTCCGGAGAAGCTTCATACCATGATGAGAGCTGTGGTGGATGCTTATAATTTCAGCCATGAAGGCACTCTCTTAAGGGAAGCTAGAGATTTGATGAATCCGAAGATAATTGAAAAGCTGGAGGAGTTGATAAAGATTGTGGAGAAAAACTTCATGTGA